In the Vulpes lagopus strain Blue_001 chromosome 16, ASM1834538v1, whole genome shotgun sequence genome, one interval contains:
- the SLC25A30 gene encoding kidney mitochondrial carrier protein 1: protein MSALNWKPFVYGGLASITAECGTFPIDLTKTRLQIQGQTNDANFKEIRYRGMLHALVRIGREEGLKALYSGIAPAMLRQASYGTIKIGTYQSLKRLFVEHPEDETLLINVVCGILSGVVSSTIANPTDVLKIRMQAQSSTIQGGMIGNFINIYQQEGARGLWKGVSLTAQRAAIVVGVELPVYDLTKKHLILSGLMGDTVYTHFLSSFTCGLAGALASNPVDVVRTRMMNQRVLRDGRCSGYTGTLDCLLQTWKNEGFFALYKGFWPNWLRLGPWNIIFFVTYEQLKKLDL, encoded by the exons ATGTCAGCCCTCAACTGGAAGCCCTTTGTGTATGGAGGGCTGGCCTCCATCACGGCAGAATGTG gtacTTTTCCGATTGATTTAACCAAGACACGGCTCCAGATTCAAGGCCAGACAAATGATGCAAACTTTAAAGAAATCCGGTATCGAGGAATGTTGCATGCGTTGGTGCGGATAGGCAGAGAAGAAGGGCTGAAAGCTCTGTATTCAGG GATTGCCCCTGCGATGCTACGCCAGGCTTCCTACGGCACCATCAAGATAGGCACCTACCAGAGCCTGAAGCGACTGTTTGTCGAACACCCTGAAG ATGAGACTCTGCTGATAAATGTGGTGTGTGGAATTCTCTCTGGAGTCGTATCCTCTACCATCGCTAATCCGACTGATGTTTTGAAA ATACGGATGCAAGCACAAAGCAGCACCATTCAAGGCGGAATGATTGGCAACTTCATTAACATTTACCAGCAAGAGGGAGCAAGAGGACTGTGGAAG GGCGTGTCCCTTACTGCACAGAGGGCTGCCATCGTTGTCGGTGTGGAGCTACCGGTCTACGACCTCACCAAGAAGCATCTGATTCTCTCGGGCCTGATGGGAGACACTGTGTATACCCACTTCCT CTCGAGCTTCACCTGTGGCCTGGCTGGGGCCCTGGCCTCAAATCCCGTCGATGTTGTGAGAACACGTATGATGAACCAGAGAGTCCTTCGGGATGGCAGGTGCTCTGGCTACACAGGTACCCTGGACTGCCTGTTACAG ACCTGGAAGAATGAAGGGTTTTTTGCTCTGTATAAAGGGTTTTGGCCAAATTGGTTGAGACTTGGTCCTTGGAACATCATC TTCTTCGTGACCTACGAGCAGTTGAAGAAATTGGACTTGTGA